The Coffea arabica cultivar ET-39 chromosome 8e, Coffea Arabica ET-39 HiFi, whole genome shotgun sequence genome window below encodes:
- the LOC140012778 gene encoding vetispiradiene synthase 1-like, producing the protein MERFDFIDKIERLGVPHHFDIEIENQLQEFFNVYTNFGEYSAYDLSSAALQFRLFRQHGFNVSCGIFDQFTDAEGKFKESLCYDTRGLLSLYEASHVRTHGDEILEEALAFTTTHLTSGGPHLDSTPAKQVKYALEQPLHKGIPRYEAWRYISIYEEDESHNKVLLRLAKLDYHLLQMSYKEDLCEITRWGKELESVSKFPYARSRFVECYFWAVGALYEPQYSLARMTTAKAGAVLTMIDDIYDAYGTLDELQILTSSVERWNSSGIWDSSGVDQLSDYIRTSRNF; encoded by the exons ATGGAGAGATTCGACTTTATAGACAAAATAGAACGACTTGGTGTCCCGCATCACTTTGATATCGAGATTGAAAACCAACTACAAGAATTCTTTAATGTGTATACCAACTTTGGGGAGTATTCAGCTTATGATTTATCTAGTGCAGCGCTTCAATTCCGACTTTTTAGACAGCATGGTTTCAATGTCTCTTGTG GCATCTTTGACCAATTCACTGATGCTGAGGGTAAGTTCAAGGAATCCTTATGCTATGACACAAGGGGTTTGTTGAGTCTATATGAAGCTAGTCATGTTAGAACACATGGAGACGAAATTTTAGAAGAAGCTCTTGCTTTCACAACCACTCATCTGACGTCTGGAGGACCCCATTTGGATTCTACTCCTGCAAAACAAGTGAAATATGCCCTTGAGCAGCCGTTGCATAAGGGCATCCCTAGATACGAGGCCTGGCGTTACATCTCCATCTATGAGGAAGATGAATCTCACAATAAAGTATTGCTGAGGCTAGCCAAGTTGGATTACCACTTGTTGCAGATGTCATATAAAGAAGACCTTTGTGAGATAACAAG GTGGGGAAAGGAATTGGAGAGTGTATCGAAATTTCCATATGCAAGGAGCAGATTTGTGGAATGCTACTTCTGGGCTGTTGGAGCCTTGTATGAACCTCAGTACTCTCTTGCTCGAATGACTACAGCGAAAGCAGGAGCCGTTCTTACAATGATCGATGACATCTATGATGCTTATGGCACTCTTGATGAACTTCAAATTCTTACAAGCTCCGTGGAAAG GTGGAATAGCAGTGGAATCTGGGATAGCAGTGGAGTCGATCAACTCTCGGACTACATCAGAACTTCGAGAAATTTCTAA
- the LOC140012580 gene encoding vetispiradiene synthase 2-like — protein sequence MRTSFTQSRWFFTNKLPSFADYLSNGAITIGAILVSSAALLYMDCALEDVINWLSTNPKLMAAYSTHMRLMNDFGGHKFDKERGSGTALECYMKDYNVSEEEAARKFREMWQDTWKVMNEECLRPTPIPRDVLKMLLNITRVSETVYKHRIDGFTQPHAIEDHIRAMLVDFMSI from the exons ATGAGGACAAGCTTCACTCAGTCTAGGTGGTTCTTCACAAACAAATTGCCTTCTTTTGCTGATTACCTGAGCAATGGTGCGATCACAATCGGAGCTATTCTTGTATCATCAGCAGCTCTCTTGTACATGGATTGTGCCTTAGAGGATGTTATCAACTGGCTGTCAACTAATCCAAAACTTATGGCTGCTTACTCAACACATATGCGATTGATGAATGATTTTGGAGGTCACAAG TTCGACAAAGAAAGGGGCAGTGGCACAGCGCTTGAATGCTACATGAAGGACTATAATGTATCGGAGGAAGAGGCAGCCAGGAAGTTTCGAGAGATGTGGCAGGATACTTGGAAGGTTATGAACGAGGAATGCTTGAGGCCTACTCCCATTCCAAGGGATGTTCTCAAAATGCTTCTCAACATCACAAGAGTAAGTGAAACCGTTTACAAGCACCGAATAGATGGATTCACTCAGCCACATGCCATTGAAGACCATATAAGGGCAATGCTTGTGGATTTCATGTCTATTTGA